The DNA region CTACGGGCGACATATCTTACGACCCATCTTGTGATAGAGCCCTCCATGTTTGACTCGCTGACTTTTAAGCCAGCCTGCGATGACCGATCTATTGTGAGATACTCACCCTCGGGATCCGTGACGGCAGCCACTCCACCGCGGCTCGTGGCCGAAATTACATCTCCGAGCTTTCTCGACTACGAACTACTCTCGGATTTTTTTCTCACTTACCGATCGTTCCTAGAGCCATCAGATCTTCTCCGCATGCTCTTTGCTCGCCTCAGGTGGGCATTGGGAAGGAGTGACGAGGCGGGCATGGTGGTTAGAGTCCGAACATTTGTTGCTCTGCGGCACTGGATTCTGAACTACTTCACCGACGACTTTGTAGTCGACTACGACCTCCGGTTTGCCTTTTGCGAGTTATTGAACGATTTTGTCGACGAGATCTCCCAAGACGCGATAGCAAAGAAGGTGCCGCTTAAGATTCTGGCCGAGCTGAAAaagtgctggaggagggtgtgtgCCCAGTTTTGGGACGGGCCAGAGTTTGACGCTTCGCTCCCGACGGGCGTCCCGATATCGCCTGGTGGCATTGCTGGCCACCGTGATCCCAGTCTGGACCCGACTTTTTGGACGGCaaaggttgatgatgatgctgggcCGCCGCAGATTGACGGGCTGATTACGCCTGTTAGTCCGAGAGGACACACGAGTTTTTTGGCCGAGGTTTCGAGGGCCGGGCATATCgactcggtggtggtgggggagcggCCGGCGACGCCTGAGAACCCTACAATACCGGATACGGAGTTTACAAGGAACCAGCAGGCTTCGCCTGGCAGCATCACTAGTGTTGATGTGGTTTCTTGCTCGCTTCCTACCAAGAGCATGCGGTTTCATCACAGCGCCGGATACCCGCTCGCTGCTCACCCTGCGGACTTGAGCTCGATGTATAATGCTAGTTCTGACCCTATTGCGACGACGCCGAGGGCGTTGGTGGGCAAGCGGGTGCGTCCGAATCACTCGCACAAGCGCAACGCGAGCCTGAGTGATTCTTTGCGTGATCATGCCACCATGACGGAGAGGGTTATCTACAAGAATGCAGAGTTTCTGCTTACGCTGCCGTATTCGGGGAGCTTGGTGAGGGGTGGTTTGATGCCGCCGTCGCAGGCGTTTGTGGAGGTTATTCCTGGCTCGTCTGGGGCGGGGTCGAGGCAGACGACTTTGTTTCAGCCGGCTGCTGAGTTGCCCAAGGAGAGCAGGCTGGTGGCGTCGGCGATGTCGGGCCaggggatgaagaagctTTTGGGGAGTGTGCGGAGGGCACTGAGCACAAGGGGGCAGGCGCTATCATCGTCTACGCAGACGTATGTCAACTTCTCGCCTATTGGCCCCAAGGGCGCGACGACGAATAGGTTACCGGGTACTGCGATAGTTCCGCAGTCTCGGGCCCGGCAGAATAACGGTGCGGGACCCCCTGTGAGGATTGATTTGTTGGGCGCGGAGATCGCCGAGGATTTTAAGAAGGCTGTGCGGgaggatgctgctgctgaggcggaGAATGAAGGGTGCGAGCCTCCGCCGGCGCCTGCTGGGGAGTATTCAGCCGCGCATATGGACACCACCTTTGACTTTGGACCCgattttggggttggggagatgAGGCCGACGAGCGACATGGGGATCACCACGGGGAGCAAGTCGATTGTGATTGTGGATGACACCCTGCTGCCGGAGAATCATTACCCTGCCATGACGGGGGCTTTACCGGCGGTGAATTCGAACTCGTCAATGGAGGCTTTTGCCGAGACGTTTATGCCCCACGGTGGGGATCCCACTCCGCCGACGACGCCGCCCGGGGCGAGGGATATGGGGGTGCCGAGAAGGTCTTCTTATATTCTTGGGCATCAGCCGTTGCGGCACTCACAGTCTGCGGATCCGTTGCCGCCGTTTGTACCTGACATGGCGACGTTGGGGTCGTCGGAGAGCGGGAGGCCGTCGCATGACTGGGTCAGGCCGTCGTTTGATTTTTTGAACCAGACGCCTAACCGGCCGCCGTTGAGCGGTGTGAGGGcgcaggggcaggggcatACGAGGCAGGGGTCCAGCAGGTCGTTTGTGTCGAGTCGGAGTAGAGGTCCGAGGAGGTATGCGTCCTTTACAAGTGGGATCATGCCTCGCCGGTCAACGACGGTTAGGAGTTTTGATGCGACGACGTACTCGGAGGGGAGTGTAATTGGGAGGGCGGATGAGTCGTCTCAGGCGGTGATGATTCCGGAGCCGTTGAGggttttgaggaggaggccgggaGGGGATTTGAGGGCTGTTACTAACGTTGGCGAGCTGGATCCGGCGGGGGTtaggaggtcgaggagtgTGGGGAGTTTGACGACGTATACGGATTCGATCAACAGCTCGTCGTTTGTGAGGAGTCCGGttctggagatggggggtgggtaTGTCGATGTGGTTGCAAGTGACTACTCGCCGCGGAGGGGGAATGAGGCTTTTTCGTTGGGGGCGATTacgaagaagcagcagcctgTGACGGAaaaggcggagaagaagttgAGTTTGTTCAGCACGCACTCTTCCAAGCCGATTATGAGGCCGAGTTTTGAGGCCGAGGCGCAGAAGCTGGCGCAGATTCCGGatgatgtggatgatgatgggggggtggagtcggcgttgttgaagttggaggggaggtttgaGAGGAGGGTCCCAGGGGGGAAGTTGTCGATGGATTTGAAGGGGACAGTGCCGCAGATTGATGTTTCGGCGGAGGAGAGCGAGACGGTGGATGAGAGTAGGGTTTCGAGGGAGGAGCATAGGCATGTCCACCTGGGTGATGAGGGGGCGCATCCGTTGTCGCTGTCGACGATTCCGACTACGATCAGTGTGCAGGGGGGATTGTTGGATGTGGCTGGTCGTCAGGGGCGGAATGCGGATGTGCAGTCTTTTCTGTCGGATGATTCGAGGGCTTCGTATTCGGCGCCTTTGTTagagatggatgatgagggcaGCAAGAGGACTGTGACGAGGGAGTGGACGGACCGGTCGGTGTTCCAGGGGccggatgaggatggggcgACGCCGATGGATGGGAGGAGTGTTCAGGGGTCGAACCCCTCTTATGATTTTATTATGAAGACGGATAGcatggagaggatgaggggcGGGAATGCACTGacggtgctggaggggggggcgAGGAAAAGTGCGGAGCAGTCGTTTCTTGATGTGGAGAGCGATCATGACAGCGATCTGTCTTCGGAGTTGTCGATGGAGGTGATTGACTATCATGAGGCTGATGTTGATCCCTATGCACCGTCGAATATTGGGATTGCTGTGTCGACCCTTCCGGCACACCCATTGGCGGATGTTACACCGGGCTATCAGCCGTCCCATCAGACGGGCTCTAgtccaacaaaccccccGTCACCGCCAATGACGCTCATCCAGGCTCTTCACCTGTCTCCGGAGACTGCTTGCGTCCCAACATTGGAGGACCATCAAGTCTGGGGCGAGAAGCCACTTCCACCTACTCCGGATATCACGCCTACTGCGACAGCCGCACCTCCCTACGACACAACACAACTGCCACACGCTTCGCCCGCTGACCCGACAGGCACGAAAGAAGCCTTGCGAAACGCGCCTAAGCTCGAGATTCCCGATCCTCTTGCGTCCCCGGATGCTTCCATCACGGCCCCAGCAAAACTCAACGCCCATCTGCCCTTCATCCTGGCCTTCGACAGCGACATTCTCGCCCAACAATTCACCCTAATCGAAAAGGACGCCCTGAACGAAATCGACTGGAAAGAATTGATTGACATGCGCTGGAAGAATGCTGAGCAAAAAGCCGGCGGGGGGATCAACGCCCGCTCCTGGGTTTCGTT from Podospora pseudopauciseta strain CBS 411.78 chromosome 6, whole genome shotgun sequence includes:
- the LTE1 gene encoding Guanine nucleotide exchange factor lte1 (EggNog:ENOG503NYFZ; COG:T), whose protein sequence is MEAEQSSAPLATSPTTTLPIIPQSPRSPKTTTTPRDGRFRKTPPRLRKDGERPKTGGGRGAAAAAAIGLARTKLWASSSAAHSKPLLPVTERRSQEENLAGRRAKKASVDDEKWDIAPDGGSAGREGRNFAVANVGHNGRIYLRPTVRPANQRYPQPPFVFPMTPPGTAGLEPLPSDRHRDHRDDNAQGRPGTTTRPQFPPSTSSLTRQDSGEKHVQIRQRHRRAMSDSTVRETSVARESEPGGFKIVITQPGENERPRTVEDLDMTRTPLLEVSIPSWRIGTPRFSVRGTPFIRGSSYAPTEDVRSSRASFFNYTPVDAISSISKTPDATRQHPHPPAMPPNQDGNAVPPSIPLRATYLTTHLVIEPSMFDSLTFKPACDDRSIVRYSPSGSVTAATPPRLVAEITSPSFLDYELLSDFFLTYRSFLEPSDLLRMLFARLRWALGRSDEAGMVVRVRTFVALRHWILNYFTDDFVVDYDLRFAFCELLNDFVDEISQDAIAKKVPLKILAELKKCWRRVCAQFWDGPEFDASLPTGVPISPGGIAGHRDPSLDPTFWTAKVDDDAGPPQIDGLITPVSPRGHTSFLAEVSRAGHIDSVVVGERPATPENPTIPDTEFTRNQQASPGSITSVDVVSCSLPTKSMRFHHSAGYPLAAHPADLSSMYNASSDPIATTPRALVGKRVRPNHSHKRNASLSDSLRDHATMTERVIYKNAEFLLTLPYSGSLVRGGLMPPSQAFVEVIPGSSGAGSRQTTLFQPAAELPKESRLVASAMSGQGMKKLLGSVRRALSTRGQALSSSTQTYVNFSPIGPKGATTNRLPGTAIVPQSRARQNNGAGPPVRIDLLGAEIAEDFKKAVREDAAAEAENEGCEPPPAPAGEYSAAHMDTTFDFGPDFGVGEMRPTSDMGITTGSKSIVIVDDTLLPENHYPAMTGALPAVNSNSSMEAFAETFMPHGGDPTPPTTPPGARDMGVPRRSSYILGHQPLRHSQSADPLPPFVPDMATLGSSESGRPSHDWVRPSFDFLNQTPNRPPLSGVRAQGQGHTRQGSSRSFVSSRSRGPRRYASFTSGIMPRRSTTVRSFDATTYSEGSVIGRADESSQAVMIPEPLRVLRRRPGGDLRAVTNVGELDPAGVRRSRSVGSLTTYTDSINSSSFVRSPVLEMGGGYVDVVASDYSPRRGNEAFSLGAITKKQQPVTEKAEKKLSLFSTHSSKPIMRPSFEAEAQKLAQIPDDVDDDGGVESALLKLEGRFERRVPGGKLSMDLKGTVPQIDVSAEESETVDESRVSREEHRHVHLGDEGAHPLSLSTIPTTISVQGGLLDVAGRQGRNADVQSFLSDDSRASYSAPLLEMDDEGSKRTVTREWTDRSVFQGPDEDGATPMDGRSVQGSNPSYDFIMKTDSMERMRGGNALTVLEGGARKSAEQSFLDVESDHDSDLSSELSMEVIDYHEADVDPYAPSNIGIAVSTLPAHPLADVTPGYQPSHQTGSSPTNPPSPPMTLIQALHLSPETACVPTLEDHQVWGEKPLPPTPDITPTATAAPPYDTTQLPHASPADPTGTKEALRNAPKLEIPDPLASPDASITAPAKLNAHLPFILAFDSDILAQQFTLIEKDALNEIDWKELIDMRWKNAEQKAGGGINARSWVSFLRDTDARGVEVVIARFNIMVKWAISEIVLTQDMEERARCLIKFIHIAAHCRRYRNFATMAQLTIALTSNEISRLTRTWSMVPASDTKTLQELEQLMSPMRNFYNLREEMEGGGKMGARASMEMGCIPFVGIYTHDLLFNAQKPSEIASSPTGAPLVNFERCRVAAGVVKTLLRLLEASTVYEFEAVEGVTERCLWMGALEEGEIKRLVGGLE